A single Marinobacter sp. es.042 DNA region contains:
- the dapE gene encoding succinyl-diaminopimelate desuccinylase: MQTTDSPTLELAVDLIRRPSVTPDDAGCQELMMSRLAPLGFTGENLRFGDTDNLWARKGSEGPVLAFAGHTDVVPTGPEKNWSHPPFDPVIRDGYLLGRGAADMKGSLAAFVTACERFVASYPDHRGSIALLITSDEEGPAQHGTVKVVETLEARNEKIDWCLIGEPSSTREVGDVIKNGRRGSLHGYLTVHGVQGHVAYPHLAENPVHLVAPALDALAKEFWDNGNDFFPPTTFQITKLEAGTGSNIIPGECLVHFNFRYCTENTAESLEERVVAILDRHNLKYDLQWHLSGRPFLTDKGALVSASQSAIRTVTGRETELSTSGGTSDGRFIAPTGAQVVELGPINATIHKVDECVKADDLNTLSEIYEQILIELLA, translated from the coding sequence ATGCAAACAACTGATTCCCCGACCCTCGAACTTGCCGTTGATCTGATCCGCCGGCCGTCTGTTACGCCAGACGATGCCGGCTGTCAGGAACTGATGATGTCGCGCCTTGCGCCTCTGGGCTTCACCGGCGAGAACCTGCGCTTTGGCGATACCGATAACCTCTGGGCCCGAAAGGGCTCCGAGGGACCGGTGCTGGCCTTTGCCGGCCATACCGATGTCGTACCAACCGGGCCGGAAAAGAACTGGTCGCACCCCCCCTTCGATCCTGTGATCAGGGATGGCTACCTCCTCGGCCGTGGCGCCGCGGACATGAAGGGCAGCCTGGCAGCCTTCGTAACCGCCTGCGAGCGCTTCGTTGCAAGCTACCCGGACCATCGGGGTTCCATAGCCCTGCTGATTACCAGTGACGAAGAGGGACCAGCCCAACACGGCACGGTCAAAGTGGTGGAAACTCTCGAAGCCAGGAACGAAAAGATCGACTGGTGTCTGATTGGCGAGCCGTCCAGCACCCGAGAAGTGGGGGATGTGATCAAGAATGGTCGACGAGGCTCTCTGCATGGTTACCTGACCGTGCATGGGGTTCAGGGCCACGTAGCCTATCCGCACCTGGCCGAGAACCCGGTTCACCTGGTTGCGCCTGCCCTGGATGCGCTGGCAAAGGAATTCTGGGATAACGGCAACGACTTTTTCCCGCCAACCACCTTCCAGATCACCAAGCTGGAGGCCGGTACGGGCAGCAACATTATTCCCGGTGAATGCCTGGTGCACTTCAACTTCCGCTACTGCACGGAAAACACTGCAGAAAGTCTGGAGGAACGGGTGGTAGCCATCCTGGACCGCCACAACCTGAAATACGATCTGCAGTGGCACCTCAGTGGCCGTCCGTTCCTGACGGACAAGGGCGCACTCGTGTCTGCCAGCCAGAGCGCTATTCGCACGGTGACAGGCCGGGAAACCGAACTTTCAACCTCCGGCGGCACCTCGGATGGCCGTTTCATTGCGCCTACCGGCGCGCAGGTGGTCGAACTTGGCCCCATCAATGCGACTATTCACAAAGTGGATGAGTGCGTAAAGGCCGACGATTTGAATACCCTGTCTGAAATCTACGAACAGATTCTGATCGAGCTTTTAGCCTAG
- a CDS encoding SlyX family protein, translated as MSQNDLETRLDELETRLAFQDDVINTLSEQVAKQEMDIRELWEAKRLLHKQLKDVSPSNIKSEQDETPPPHY; from the coding sequence ATGAGCCAGAACGATCTGGAAACCCGACTGGACGAGCTGGAAACGCGGCTGGCCTTTCAGGACGACGTTATCAATACCCTGAGCGAACAGGTTGCCAAGCAGGAAATGGACATCCGTGAGTTGTGGGAGGCCAAGCGGCTGCTGCACAAACAGTTGAAAGATGTTTCACCGTCCAATATCAAGTCAGAGCAGGACGAAACACCTCCACCTCACTACTGA
- a CDS encoding cold-shock protein, protein MRNPSKAILFSLLIAIPAPLVLALLLSFTPEPLRLIAAGQLIEALGSTRGIAAYIITLIVFGIAGFLAIALSVKKPAEQQSPSRPSNRAPSQNHNDDDDDGYDESSPEGDEEGTVKWFNVKKGFGFIVRDSGDEVFVHFRAIRGRGRRVLRQGQLVRFNVVEADKGLQADNVSILSD, encoded by the coding sequence ATGCGTAATCCATCCAAAGCGATCCTTTTTTCTCTCCTGATCGCCATCCCCGCACCGCTGGTGCTTGCCCTGTTGCTGTCTTTTACACCAGAGCCTCTTCGCCTGATCGCTGCAGGTCAGCTTATCGAGGCCCTCGGTAGCACTCGTGGCATCGCCGCCTACATTATTACGCTGATCGTTTTCGGCATTGCGGGCTTCCTGGCCATTGCGCTTTCAGTCAAGAAACCGGCCGAACAGCAAAGCCCATCCCGGCCGAGCAACCGTGCCCCCAGCCAGAACCACAATGACGATGATGATGATGGCTATGACGAAAGCAGCCCTGAGGGTGATGAAGAAGGCACCGTAAAGTGGTTCAACGTCAAGAAAGGCTTCGGCTTTATCGTGCGTGACAGCGGTGACGAGGTATTTGTTCACTTCCGTGCGATTCGTGGCCGTGGGCGCCGAGTCCTGCGACAGGGTCAACTGGTTCGCTTCAATGTTGTGGAGGCAGACAAAGGCCTTCAGGCCGACAACGTATCCATCCTGAGCGATTGA
- a CDS encoding VOC family protein, producing the protein MQYLHTMIRVSNLDETLHFLCDLLGMVEISRKSSDKGRFTLVFLAAPDDEARAREDRAPMIELTYNWDPEEYTGGRNFGHLAYRVDDIYALCEHLKANGVTINRPPRDGHMAFIRTPDNISIELLQKGDALPPKEPWASMENTGTW; encoded by the coding sequence ATGCAATATCTTCACACAATGATCCGGGTAAGCAACCTGGATGAGACCCTCCATTTCCTTTGCGACCTGCTGGGAATGGTCGAGATCAGTCGCAAAAGCAGCGACAAAGGTCGATTCACCCTGGTGTTTCTGGCTGCACCCGACGACGAGGCGCGGGCCCGTGAAGACAGGGCGCCGATGATCGAGCTCACCTACAACTGGGACCCTGAGGAATATACGGGCGGTCGGAATTTTGGCCATCTCGCCTACCGCGTCGATGACATTTATGCACTGTGTGAGCACCTCAAAGCCAATGGTGTAACGATTAATCGTCCGCCCCGTGATGGACATATGGCTTTTATCCGCACCCCGGATAATATTTCTATCGAGCTGCTGCAGAAAGGTGATGCGCTGCCACCGAAAGAGCCCTGGGCCAGCATGGAAAACACCGGAACCTGGTAA
- a CDS encoding DUF1853 family protein, with product MDAKTAHYATSELTTPAVRHLAWLCRAPQLLQSPLTFEPSRSLGKNVDERLRAWDRNPEKAPPLLSETPPKRLGFYFEQLYRVLLQDLLGWDVLLQNRQIQSNGRTIGELDFVVHNRLEDRIEHHEIAIKYYLGVPEQAGRTLWYGPNARDRLDLKADRMLNLQSQRTRLPEARELLAEAGINEPVTPRIFMPGYLFYPEEAPVLAPESVPANHLRGHWCCLSQIGAPDIHGWVVLNKPHWIGPWRQSEPPAADAVATALNTIKRHNIPLLFAKLEQNDSSGLWQETDRMFVVPDSWP from the coding sequence ATGGATGCAAAAACAGCCCACTACGCGACTTCAGAGCTGACCACCCCGGCCGTCAGGCACCTTGCGTGGCTATGCCGGGCGCCCCAGTTGCTGCAGTCCCCACTGACATTTGAGCCAAGCCGTTCCCTCGGCAAAAATGTTGATGAGCGACTCCGGGCGTGGGATCGCAATCCGGAAAAGGCACCTCCACTGCTGAGCGAGACGCCGCCAAAGCGGCTCGGATTTTACTTTGAACAGCTTTACCGGGTATTGCTTCAAGATCTTCTGGGCTGGGACGTTCTGCTTCAGAACCGGCAAATCCAGTCCAACGGTCGAACCATCGGCGAGCTGGATTTCGTGGTGCACAATCGTTTGGAAGATCGCATCGAACACCATGAAATTGCCATCAAATATTATCTGGGTGTTCCGGAGCAAGCCGGAAGAACACTCTGGTACGGCCCTAACGCAAGAGATCGGCTGGACCTGAAAGCAGACCGCATGTTGAACCTGCAAAGCCAGCGAACCAGATTGCCCGAAGCCAGGGAACTGCTCGCCGAAGCTGGAATCAACGAACCCGTGACGCCCCGCATTTTCATGCCGGGCTATCTGTTTTACCCGGAAGAGGCGCCGGTATTGGCGCCCGAGTCAGTGCCTGCCAATCACCTTCGCGGACACTGGTGCTGCCTCTCACAAATCGGGGCGCCGGACATCCACGGCTGGGTGGTGTTGAACAAACCCCACTGGATTGGACCGTGGCGCCAGAGCGAGCCACCCGCAGCGGATGCCGTGGCGACCGCACTGAACACCATAAAGCGGCACAACATTCCCCTGTTATTCGCTAAACTCGAACAAAACGACAGCAGCGGGCTATGGCAGGAGACCGATCGGATGTTTGTTGTGCCGGATAGCTGGCCGTAA
- a CDS encoding AAA family ATPase: MTTQPELWLLVGGNGAGKTTFYERFLARRKIPLVNADNIARSVWPDAPEKHSYEAALVAERERFRLLEERQTFCFETVFSHPSKVDFVGAAKAAGFRIRLFYFHLEFAELNKARVASRVKSGGHSVPDAKIQSRIPRALENLRQCVGLVDELHLVDNSSLDHPYVRVAVWEEGRWRSLQERLPDWATDLIDA; encoded by the coding sequence GTGACAACGCAGCCTGAGCTCTGGCTGTTAGTTGGCGGTAATGGTGCGGGGAAAACAACGTTCTATGAGCGGTTCCTGGCTCGTCGCAAAATCCCGCTGGTGAATGCCGATAACATCGCCAGAAGTGTCTGGCCGGATGCTCCTGAGAAGCACAGTTACGAAGCGGCGCTTGTTGCCGAAAGGGAGCGGTTCCGCCTGCTTGAGGAGCGTCAGACCTTCTGTTTTGAAACGGTTTTTTCCCATCCCTCCAAGGTGGATTTTGTCGGGGCTGCAAAGGCGGCAGGGTTCCGGATTCGGCTGTTCTATTTTCACCTGGAGTTTGCAGAACTCAACAAGGCGCGGGTTGCCTCGCGGGTCAAGTCCGGCGGCCATAGCGTCCCCGATGCCAAGATCCAGTCCCGGATTCCGCGAGCTCTTGAGAATCTCCGCCAGTGCGTTGGTCTTGTCGACGAATTGCATCTTGTGGATAACTCCAGCCTCGATCACCCCTATGTGCGTGTTGCGGTTTGGGAAGAGGGGCGTTGGCGTTCTTTACAGGAAAGACTGCCCGACTGGGCAACAGACTTGATCGATGCCTGA
- a CDS encoding TA system antitoxin ParD family protein, giving the protein MTTAVRLDDSLVRHAAAEGAVNRRSTPKQIEYWAEIGRAVAGDVSAEDLIAIVQGIRQVRVEPVVADSVSSDELWAEVDQSRESGDLGRSIGRGRTVYQASGEKPGYLEAIYPDGSREVGQFRNGRFEALSDRDNAA; this is encoded by the coding sequence ATGACTACCGCCGTCCGTCTCGACGATTCACTCGTTCGTCACGCCGCCGCCGAGGGCGCGGTTAATCGGCGCTCGACACCCAAGCAGATTGAGTATTGGGCCGAAATCGGGCGTGCTGTTGCCGGCGATGTGAGTGCCGAAGATCTGATTGCCATTGTGCAGGGTATACGCCAGGTTCGGGTTGAGCCGGTGGTGGCTGACTCTGTGTCCAGCGATGAGCTCTGGGCCGAGGTGGACCAGTCCAGGGAAAGCGGTGACCTGGGCCGCTCTATCGGCCGGGGGCGAACGGTGTACCAGGCCTCTGGCGAGAAACCCGGCTACCTGGAGGCGATCTATCCGGACGGTAGTCGAGAAGTCGGCCAGTTTCGCAACGGGCGTTTCGAGGCACTGAGTGACCGTGACAACGCAGCCTGA
- a CDS encoding NADP-dependent oxidoreductase codes for MSEYKNRAVVLKQRPQGEIQQGDLVLEERPVRSPNEGEVVAQVLWLSLDPYMRPRMNDAKGYMDPIGIDEPIVGESVARVVESRSDDLKVGDLVTCYSGWQEYVTFPADTPMVYKIQQRDNVPLQTYLGVAGMPGRTGYCGLMYVGKPKAGETVVVSAASGPVGTVVGQTAKTEGCRVVGVAGGPEKCDFVVNELGFDACVDYKAGNLEADLKAACPDGIDIYFENVGGAVTRAVAPLLNEGARVPICGFVSAYNAKDMASVETPFHVLGALDPAPEHRFFLVTEWQDQHQEITDILASRVASGELKYRETVAEGLDNAVDAFKGMLKGQNFGKQLVHIAD; via the coding sequence GTGAGCGAATACAAGAACCGAGCCGTCGTGCTCAAACAACGCCCACAGGGCGAAATCCAACAAGGCGATCTCGTTTTGGAAGAGCGTCCTGTCCGTTCCCCTAACGAGGGAGAAGTTGTTGCTCAAGTGCTCTGGCTTTCACTGGACCCCTACATGCGTCCACGCATGAACGATGCCAAGGGTTACATGGACCCCATTGGCATTGATGAGCCTATCGTCGGCGAGAGTGTTGCACGTGTTGTTGAGTCCCGCTCGGACGACCTGAAAGTCGGCGACCTGGTTACCTGCTACTCCGGCTGGCAGGAATACGTCACATTCCCGGCGGACACGCCGATGGTCTACAAAATTCAGCAACGGGACAACGTGCCCCTGCAAACCTACCTTGGCGTTGCAGGCATGCCAGGGCGCACCGGTTATTGCGGACTTATGTACGTCGGCAAACCGAAAGCCGGCGAAACCGTGGTTGTCTCGGCAGCCTCCGGCCCTGTCGGCACTGTCGTTGGCCAAACCGCAAAAACAGAGGGTTGCCGGGTGGTTGGCGTTGCCGGCGGGCCTGAGAAGTGCGATTTCGTGGTCAATGAGCTGGGCTTCGACGCCTGCGTCGACTACAAGGCGGGCAACCTGGAAGCGGATCTCAAAGCGGCCTGCCCCGACGGCATCGACATCTACTTTGAAAACGTGGGTGGTGCCGTTACGCGCGCCGTTGCCCCATTGTTGAATGAGGGGGCCCGGGTGCCCATCTGCGGTTTTGTCTCTGCCTACAATGCAAAAGATATGGCCAGCGTGGAAACTCCCTTCCACGTGCTCGGGGCGCTTGATCCGGCGCCGGAGCATCGTTTTTTCCTCGTGACCGAATGGCAGGACCAGCATCAGGAAATCACGGACATCCTGGCCTCACGGGTTGCTTCCGGGGAACTTAAATACCGCGAAACCGTTGCCGAAGGGCTGGACAACGCCGTTGATGCCTTTAAAGGCATGCTCAAAGGCCAGAACTTCGGCAAACAGCTGGTTCACATCGCAGACTGA
- a CDS encoding NAD(P)H-quinone oxidoreductase codes for MKAIKVTGGNLSWQPWEGPGEPPADHVEIEVVWTAINRADLMQRAGVYPPPPGAADILGLEVSGRIASVGSGVTHLKPGDEVCALLTGGGYATRVVVPAVQVLPVPKGVSLEKAASIPEVFATAWLNLYHEAALKPGERVLLHAGASGLGTAVIQLATAFGNPVFATAGDKAKLEVCRNLGASGVWNRNEGSFVDAVTAWGRVDMVLDPVGGNYIAEDQRVLNVDGRIVLIGLMGGRMAEVDLGLMLVKRQRLIGSTLRSRTVEDKGEVMQALYRHVWPLLAAGQIEPLIDSTWPIEEVEDAMAYVAENRNTGKVLLKISD; via the coding sequence ATCAAAGCAATCAAGGTAACCGGGGGCAATCTAAGCTGGCAGCCCTGGGAAGGACCGGGTGAACCGCCCGCAGACCACGTCGAAATCGAGGTTGTCTGGACAGCCATCAATCGTGCGGATCTCATGCAGCGCGCTGGCGTCTATCCCCCGCCTCCGGGAGCAGCCGATATTCTCGGGCTGGAGGTCAGTGGTCGCATCGCTTCGGTCGGATCCGGTGTAACCCACCTCAAACCCGGTGATGAAGTCTGCGCCCTGCTCACTGGCGGCGGTTACGCGACTCGTGTGGTGGTACCCGCGGTGCAGGTTTTGCCCGTTCCCAAAGGGGTGTCGCTGGAGAAAGCTGCGTCTATTCCCGAGGTTTTTGCCACCGCCTGGTTGAATCTGTATCACGAAGCAGCCTTGAAACCGGGTGAGCGTGTGCTCCTGCATGCGGGTGCCAGCGGCCTTGGTACTGCGGTAATTCAGCTCGCAACGGCCTTTGGCAATCCGGTCTTTGCGACCGCCGGTGATAAGGCGAAACTGGAGGTTTGTCGCAATCTGGGAGCCAGTGGCGTCTGGAACCGGAACGAAGGCTCCTTCGTTGATGCTGTTACAGCGTGGGGTCGCGTGGATATGGTTCTGGATCCGGTCGGTGGCAATTATATTGCCGAAGATCAGCGGGTTCTGAATGTTGATGGGCGTATTGTGCTGATTGGGTTGATGGGTGGCCGTATGGCCGAAGTGGATCTGGGCCTGATGCTGGTTAAACGCCAGCGGCTGATAGGTTCCACTCTCCGTTCACGCACGGTCGAGGATAAGGGCGAGGTGATGCAGGCGCTCTACCGGCACGTCTGGCCACTGCTTGCAGCCGGCCAGATTGAACCTCTGATCGATAGCACCTGGCCGATAGAAGAGGTGGAAGATGCGATGGCCTATGTGGCCGAGAACAGGAACACCGGCAAGGTGCTCCTGAAAATCTCGGATTGA
- a CDS encoding sugar phosphorylase, with amino-acid sequence MTQALKAKLVSMLDVVYPELDCDFLAEQLLTTMGLEPNQAPPPAHQNNWDESDVVLITYADTVQRAEEKPLQTLHRFLADCLSDSISSVHILPFFPYSSDDGFSVMDYLAVNESHGNWEDIEGIARDYKLMADLVINHMSARSRWFENFRKRVDPGKDYFFEGNPRDDLSAVVRPRTSPLLNPVQTDDGERYVWCTFSEDQVDLNFANPKVLIEFVSIIRRYLERGIIIFRLDAVAFLWKEPGTPCIHLQQTHELIKILRLLIEHHSPDAVVITETNVPNRENLTYFGNANEAHVIYNFSLPPLLINTLVTGDCKHLKTWLMSMPPAQMGTTYLNFIASHDGVGMRPTDGLLTEEEKQRLINTMDSFGGKVSYRRTPDGRDQPYEINIALYDALQGTAESGRDHWQLQRFVCAHTVMLALEGIPAFYIHSLLATENDLERVEHTGRLRSINRSQWQLDTLEQKLADPLSHHSKAFEELKRLIAIRRKQPAFHPNATQFTLHLGLQLFGFWRQSMRRDQSIFCIHNISNEVQQVALSDINLIGTDHWQDLISGMTIDDLSGSIALKPYQSVWLSNLEVTA; translated from the coding sequence ATGACCCAGGCTCTGAAAGCGAAGCTGGTTTCCATGCTGGATGTCGTCTATCCGGAGCTGGACTGTGACTTTCTGGCCGAGCAGTTGCTGACCACCATGGGACTGGAGCCCAACCAGGCCCCGCCGCCTGCGCATCAGAATAACTGGGACGAATCGGATGTGGTGCTGATTACCTATGCCGACACGGTTCAGCGGGCGGAAGAAAAACCACTGCAGACATTGCACCGGTTCCTCGCGGATTGCCTGTCAGATTCAATTTCGTCAGTGCACATTCTGCCGTTTTTCCCCTACAGCTCCGACGACGGTTTCTCGGTCATGGATTATCTGGCTGTCAACGAGTCCCACGGAAACTGGGAGGATATCGAAGGCATTGCCCGGGATTACAAGCTGATGGCGGACCTGGTGATCAACCATATGTCGGCCCGCAGCCGCTGGTTCGAGAATTTCCGCAAACGGGTAGACCCGGGCAAGGATTATTTCTTCGAGGGCAATCCGAGGGATGATCTGAGTGCCGTGGTGCGTCCCCGAACCTCGCCACTCTTGAACCCGGTTCAGACCGATGATGGCGAAAGGTATGTCTGGTGCACCTTCAGTGAGGACCAGGTTGATCTGAATTTTGCCAACCCCAAGGTACTCATCGAGTTTGTTTCCATCATCCGGCGCTACCTGGAGCGTGGCATTATCATTTTCCGGCTCGATGCTGTCGCCTTTCTCTGGAAAGAGCCGGGCACACCCTGCATCCATTTGCAGCAAACCCATGAGCTGATCAAAATCCTGCGCCTGTTGATCGAGCACCACAGCCCGGATGCGGTGGTGATTACCGAGACCAACGTACCCAACCGCGAAAATCTCACCTATTTCGGCAACGCCAACGAAGCCCATGTAATCTATAACTTTTCCCTGCCGCCCCTGCTGATCAATACCCTGGTTACCGGTGACTGCAAGCACCTGAAAACCTGGCTGATGAGCATGCCGCCCGCGCAGATGGGCACCACCTATCTGAATTTTATTGCGTCCCACGATGGTGTGGGCATGCGGCCAACGGATGGTCTGCTGACGGAGGAAGAGAAGCAGCGGCTGATCAACACCATGGACTCGTTCGGTGGCAAGGTCTCGTACCGGCGCACGCCGGATGGCCGCGACCAGCCCTACGAAATCAACATTGCCCTGTACGATGCGCTGCAGGGCACGGCGGAGTCGGGTCGCGATCACTGGCAATTGCAGCGCTTCGTCTGTGCCCACACCGTCATGCTGGCGCTGGAGGGGATTCCGGCCTTCTACATTCACAGTCTGCTGGCGACTGAGAACGATCTGGAGCGGGTGGAGCACACCGGGCGGCTTAGATCCATTAACCGCAGCCAGTGGCAACTAGATACTCTGGAGCAGAAGCTCGCAGATCCCCTGAGCCACCACAGCAAGGCGTTCGAGGAGCTGAAACGCCTGATCGCCATCCGGCGTAAACAGCCGGCGTTTCACCCGAACGCTACCCAGTTCACCCTGCATCTCGGCCTGCAGCTGTTTGGTTTCTGGCGCCAGAGTATGCGCAGGGATCAGTCCATCTTCTGCATTCACAACATCAGCAACGAAGTGCAGCAGGTAGCGCTGAGCGACATCAATCTGATTGGTACCGATCATTGGCAGGATCTGATTTCCGGAATGACCATTGATGATCTGTCCGGGTCGATTGCCCTGAAACCCTATCAGAGTGTGTGGCTATCGAATCTTGAAGTTACCGCCTGA
- a CDS encoding glycosyl transferase, giving the protein MGDFYQNGIITTLHNLVRRPVEELEAELMSFRKTRPMSLVLPSLYSELEGPALKNIVHELGKVPYLDQVVIGLDRANEEQYRHALEYFSELPQNFKVLWNDGPRLRNIDLKLREQNLAPTEMGKGRNVWYCFGYVLASGVSKSVALHDCDILTYSRDLVARLIYPVANPGFNYMFCKGYYARVADGKMNGRVSRLLVTPLIRSLKKVCGPNDFLDYLDSYRYPLAGEFSFRTDVINDLRIPSDWGLEIGVLSEMKRNYATNRLCQVDIADVYDHKHQELSPEDASKGLSKMSMDIAKALFRKLATNGEIFSNEKFRTIKATYFRIALDFVETYQNDAIINGLTFDRHKEEKAVELFAQNVMRAGAYFLDNPMDTPFIPSWNRVTSAIPDIKEQLLEAVELDNEEFRP; this is encoded by the coding sequence ATGGGCGACTTTTACCAGAATGGCATTATCACAACCCTTCATAACCTGGTTCGGCGTCCGGTAGAGGAACTCGAAGCGGAGCTGATGAGTTTTCGCAAGACCCGGCCCATGTCCCTGGTGTTGCCCTCCCTGTACTCAGAGCTGGAAGGGCCGGCCCTGAAAAATATCGTGCATGAGCTGGGCAAGGTGCCTTATCTGGACCAGGTGGTCATTGGCCTGGACCGAGCCAACGAGGAACAATACCGCCACGCCCTGGAGTACTTCTCCGAACTGCCACAGAACTTCAAGGTGCTCTGGAACGACGGGCCTCGACTCAGGAACATTGACCTGAAGCTTCGGGAGCAGAACCTGGCACCGACGGAAATGGGTAAAGGACGAAACGTCTGGTATTGCTTTGGCTATGTGCTGGCCTCGGGTGTCAGCAAATCCGTTGCCTTGCACGACTGCGACATCCTTACGTATTCCCGGGATCTTGTGGCCCGCCTGATCTACCCTGTGGCTAACCCCGGCTTCAACTACATGTTCTGCAAAGGCTACTACGCCCGTGTAGCGGACGGAAAAATGAACGGAAGGGTCAGTCGCCTGTTGGTAACACCGTTGATCCGATCCCTGAAGAAGGTCTGCGGCCCCAACGATTTCCTGGATTACCTGGACAGTTACCGGTACCCACTGGCCGGGGAATTCTCGTTTCGCACGGATGTGATCAATGACCTGCGGATTCCCAGCGACTGGGGACTGGAGATCGGTGTGCTGTCGGAGATGAAGCGAAACTACGCCACCAACCGCCTGTGCCAGGTGGATATTGCCGATGTCTATGATCACAAGCATCAGGAGCTCTCACCGGAGGATGCCAGCAAGGGTCTGTCCAAAATGAGCATGGATATCGCCAAGGCTCTGTTCCGAAAGTTGGCGACCAACGGTGAGATTTTCTCCAATGAGAAATTCCGGACTATCAAGGCCACGTACTTCCGTATTGCACTGGATTTTGTGGAGACCTATCAGAACGACGCCATTATCAACGGCCTGACGTTTGATCGACACAAGGAAGAGAAGGCGGTGGAGCTGTTCGCCCAGAACGTGATGCGGGCGGGCGCCTATTTCCTCGATAACCCGATGGACACACCTTTTATTCCCAGCTGGAACCGGGTCACAAGCGCGATTCCCGACATCAAGGAGCAATTGCTGGAGGCCGTAGAGCTGGATAATGAGGAATTCCGGCCATGA
- a CDS encoding HAD-IIB family hydrolase encodes MARPHLILFSDLDGTLLDHDDYRWHAAGPALERLKAANIPLVLNSSKTMPEIRVLREELGNQDPFIVENGAAVVIPPHALGNAEEEVVNFGATRERVLEVLAAQRKKGARFRGFADMSTDELAAQTGLGPAAAGRAKERLGTEPLIWQGSEQELAEFEAALSAEDLRLVAGGRFLHAMGIFDKADGARFLLNKYKEQYREQYGDGQVLAIALGDSPNDQQMLESADIPVVIRGVKSEEVQLPSAKHAIRSLKPGPEGWNECVLNLLFEHGY; translated from the coding sequence ATGGCCAGACCCCATTTGATTCTCTTCTCGGATCTGGACGGCACCCTGCTGGACCACGACGACTACCGCTGGCACGCGGCGGGGCCCGCCCTGGAAAGGCTGAAGGCAGCCAATATTCCCCTGGTGCTTAACTCCAGCAAAACCATGCCGGAGATCCGGGTTTTGAGGGAAGAACTTGGAAATCAGGATCCGTTCATTGTCGAAAACGGTGCAGCCGTGGTTATTCCGCCCCACGCCCTGGGCAATGCAGAAGAAGAAGTGGTGAATTTTGGTGCAACCCGGGAACGCGTCCTTGAGGTGCTGGCCGCGCAACGGAAGAAGGGCGCGCGATTCAGGGGCTTTGCCGACATGTCTACCGATGAACTGGCAGCGCAGACCGGCCTGGGTCCGGCAGCGGCCGGGCGGGCCAAAGAACGGCTCGGAACTGAACCATTGATCTGGCAGGGCTCCGAGCAGGAACTGGCGGAGTTTGAAGCGGCTCTGAGTGCCGAGGATCTCCGCCTGGTAGCGGGCGGACGTTTCCTCCATGCCATGGGTATATTTGATAAAGCCGATGGGGCCCGGTTCTTGCTAAACAAATACAAAGAGCAATACCGGGAGCAGTATGGCGATGGGCAAGTGTTGGCCATTGCCCTGGGTGATAGCCCCAACGATCAGCAGATGCTGGAATCGGCGGATATACCGGTGGTGATCCGGGGCGTAAAAAGCGAAGAGGTTCAGTTGCCCTCGGCAAAACACGCCATTCGCTCCCTCAAGCCCGGCCCCGAGGGCTGGAATGAGTGCGTGCTCAATCTCCTGTTTGAGCACGGGTACTGA